A segment of the Trifolium pratense cultivar HEN17-A07 linkage group LG7, ARS_RC_1.1, whole genome shotgun sequence genome:
TCATAGATTGAAAATTGAATTCATAATTAACAAGTATGCAATATATTTTGTAGTACTTTGAACTTATGGATAAGGATAATATAACAggcattttttaaatttattttaactcCCTAATAATGTTGGTCCAACGACCCCAGAATAATGTTAATAAAAACACTCAATCTCCACAATAAACAGTCCAATTCATTTTTAAATCCAACAGACATTTTGGTAGCATAACAACGCAATTTATGCATTAACTAGAAAGACAGCATCAAAGAGATTTTATATAATGAGTAGAGAGCAATCATTCTTAACAATGGAATATTTCAGAACAAGCAAGACATTTAATTAGACAGACACTAATTGATAGAGTGAAGTGGGAACAGGGAGAAGAAAGCTTCAATCAGTAGATATTGCTCTTTTCAAATAAATTCAGAAGATTGGCCAAGTCAAGTATGTGGGTGCGTGCAAATTTGTGCACTTAAACATTGACATGCCAAAAGAAACTACATTTCCTATGGCCCAAAAAATCTGAATAATTAGGCAGATTACATGCAGCGGGCTGCGAGATTGTATGTAATCAGGCAGACAGGCATCCATGTATGTATGCACATAAAAAGAAACTAACCTTCTTCAACTCCACCCTAGAAGGAGGAGGCTCCTGGTAGAAGCTTGGCATTGGAGTTGCTTTAAATGCTAGTTTTTTCCTAAGCCTCTTAATCTCAGCTTCTTGGCTCTCCTATAAAAAAGAAACCAAAGGTTGATTTGGTTAAAAGGCATTAGCTGCAAGTTTTCAGCCTAGCTATAAAATATTATCATCACCTTGGTTTTTGCTTGCAGGTTGCTCTCCTCAACTTCCTTTGCATGAATCCTTTCTTCGAGCTTAGAGTAAAACTGGCATCCAAAATATgaacattttttaaaactacAGGTTTATACAAAGGAAACCCTCATGGTAACCCAAGGGAGAAGCAAGTAATAATTATTTACCTCTTTTCTTCTCTCAGCTCGCTCATTACATTTGAAACTGAATCCATAAGTTGGCATTGTCCCCACTCTACGAGGTTTGGCATCTTCTGATGTAGGACTTATAAGTGGATAAAGGATAAAGCATTAAACCATAAACTACATCATTCTCAATAATAAATTTACAATAAGTTACACTCTCCTCCCGTAAGATATGCTTAAATCACACTACCCTTCcctctaattttaaaaattacaccCCCTCTCTTGAGAGATGAATATGTGCTACACTTTAgtctattttaatttaaacaaacattttAGGGGTGTTGTTTTCTCCCTTGTCATTTTCCAGATGTCATACAATTACTATTTAGGTATAAAGAAATCTCCCTTTGCTCCCTATTTCCACttaacaagaaagaaaaataaaaacttgagCAAAAAAAAAGGATACGAAGATGATTCAGCTTTTCCTGGAATATTATCAAGGGGTTCTTTCTTTACTAATCGCGGTCTAGTCTTCTCCCTGCATCCAATAAATTGCAATGCAAACgtcaaataattaaaatgatggaatcttcataTCATATTCTTTCTTCAGTGAACATATTATGAATTATTCAGAATAAATACAAAACATTTCGTACGTTGGTGCTTCAGAAGATGCTGCATCAGACTTTCCAGGATGCTGAGAGAAAGTGTAAAAAATATCAGGGAATGccaaaactaacattttttttattacacaaccaaaaagatgaaataaaaatacTGAGAAAGCACAATCATCTCAATGTTTGACTACGTGCGAAACATTCGGTAAGCAATCAATGGTTAAAATATAAGAGACAGTAACAACAAAGTATACCTTGGACAACCGAGTCTGCTTGTCATTAACTGCTTTGTTCTTAATCGGCTGTCTAAGATGAGAGTCTAAAGTGGAAGTACCATTTGAAACagatgctgctgctgctgctgctgctgctgtcGCCTCTTTATCTTTCCCGTCTTTGTTATTTCTTACCGAACTTGTATGAACACCTTTAGGACTTGGCAGTTTCACATTCTTATTCTTAACAACACCCTTTCGTGTTCTAGATTTATCCGTTTCAACTACAATTCCCACTTCCTCTTCctataatttacaaaaaaatacaCGAAACATTCAAAATAAGTAACTAAAATAAATCAACGAACAAATTCAGAGCAAGTGGAAAATTCGTCTCACCTTAGAAACATTAACATTGTTTCCCTCTATTTTAGCGTTGGATCCTTCTTTAATTTCTTCCATAGACAAACTATCATCAAAATTTCCATTGGACACTAAAGAATGAACAGCATCCTTTTCAGAATCAAAtagtggttgttgttgttgatgtacACCATTTTGGTTTACTACTTGAAATCCATCTTGAAGTGAAAAATCAGTCGGATCCATGGTTCAAACCAAGTTACTACAAGTTACATAGATAGATAGAAGAACCAATGAAGTTCAACTTAGGGTATGAAATGAAATCAAGCAACACGTAAACAGTAGCATTAGCATGTTCagatttataaatataaaacatgTATTATTATCTAACTGTAACAAcaaaattatcatatatattacTACAATGTTACTACTAAAATGGAGGATGAGTGAATAGTGGTTACTAACCTGAAGTATCAAAAGAAGAAAAGCATAGTTTGATGATTGAGATCTGAGAAAGTGAGGATCGAAGCAACAAGATCCGAAAGAAAGATTCAGAGTGTTGtagatgatgattttttattttaaaattgattttataaaaatgagagagagagagagagagagagagagagagagagagagaaggggggttgaaattgaattgaattgaaattaTAATATCCAGGTCAGATCATGTCGCTTTCCTGTGCTCGACTTCTTTCTAGTCACACAAAAGTCATACTCACTCTGCGGTTATCTACTACACGCCCTTCACGCTTAGTTTAAGTctaaatgcaaaaaaaattgatatatttggttcaaaatttggatgaaatatatttatttttgccgattaatttttacttatattgaGATGAAGAGAGTAGTTccaaccaat
Coding sequences within it:
- the LOC123897245 gene encoding protein WVD2-like 5; this encodes MDPTDFSLQDGFQVVNQNGVHQQQQPLFDSEKDAVHSLVSNGNFDDSLSMEEIKEGSNAKIEGNNVNVSKEEEVGIVVETDKSRTRKGVVKNKNVKLPSPKGVHTSSVRNNKDGKDKEATAAAAAAAASVSNGTSTLDSHLRQPIKNKAVNDKQTRLSKHPGKSDAASSEAPTEKTRPRLVKKEPLDNIPGKAESSSPTSEDAKPRRVGTMPTYGFSFKCNERAERRKEFYSKLEERIHAKEVEESNLQAKTKESQEAEIKRLRKKLAFKATPMPSFYQEPPPSRVELKKIPTTRAKSPKLGRKKSSTSSEPEGRSDSSVLQCRLSLDEKVSQNNTIKGISPVHSKKPQRRSLPPRLTPEKISSSNSATARTSSKAVNNEKTSVSSVTTEVTTLSIATREEKAEAIEENNALSDETSETPSLNIDSGEVESHVNGDIVIEDKPRRTLVQEPIAAEY